The genomic segment CTAGACATAGCCAGAGTAAATGAAGCAGGTTTAGAACACAGTACATTCGTGCTTTCTTCATACACATCATTGGACCAACTAGCAGAAAACATGGTGGTTATATTGCCAACAACTGTGTCTGACCACTCCTTGGGTTAGCATCAGCATGCCTCTGTGCTGATTCTCTTGCCCCTGGGACACAAAGCTCATCCCCaacaaaatccagaaaagaaaataagaccaagtaattaagaaagggaaagaaaaaagaaggcgTCAACAGATGTTCTCAGATACATTCACTCCTGAAAAAAGTTTTTGTgcttctattatttaaaatatatgaaaaggtcAATTGCAACCACCCGTGTGGATGGGTAATGGAAAACACAGTGTATATGCAAAAAATTGTTTTGCAGGAATTTCCATATGGGATTATCTAGGTGGAACAGGAAACTGCTCTCAGAGGGGATTCTGGTGTGTTGAAGGGAAGAAGTCCCTCCAAAGTCCCAGTAAATGTATTAAGCAGCTGAAGTACAGTTTTAGAAAATGCATAGCAGCCTCAAAATTTCAAGGAGGTCTATATAATTCCTGCATGCTGCTCTAAACTGAAGTAGgtatgattaaaaaagaaagctattgaATAATTGACCTCCTGGAGTTGCAGGGCCACATTCCGTCtcctgtaattttttattggatttgggGTTCTCTGTGGGCACATCTCAGTGGCCAGGACTTACTCCATGGCATTGACAAAAGCTGGCAGGTGAGGAGTTCCACTGCTAACTTTGGGCAGGACATAAGGCATGTGCATGCATCTCTTGGAGAGAGTAATGCATAGACCAAATggccaaatggaaaaatatgtggATGACATAGAAGGACTGTCATTCCAGTCCTTCTTTCTAGGCACAAAAATATTGGATCTTTTAAGATGTGAAAATTCCCTTCACCTCACTTTAGGTTCCATGGTAAATAGCATgggtgtgcaggtgtgcatgtgggtgtgtgcatatgttcatttctttaaataactgCAGCTCACAGGCTTAATAGAAACAGATTGTACATgacatttccaaataaattcattAGAGTCacaacttgggatgcctgggtggctcagtcagttaagtgtctgcctttggctcaggtcctgtgatggagccccatgtcgggctctctgctcagtggggagtctgcttttccctctgcccctccccccgctcatgctctgatgctatttctctgtctttcaaataaataaaatcttaaaaaaaattagggtaaCAACTTGGCATTGTACGCAAGGTATTCTAATTTCAGATCCTGAGAAAAATGACAATGGGCTCCTATGGTGGAGGGAATATTCTGTTTAGTGCTAGGGGCTCTGAAGTCCAAATAAACTAAATGAAGACAATTCCAATTCTGTTGCTATAGTCTCCACACTCTCAGTTATCAAATATTAAGATATTAGGATGCTAATAATTTACATTCCATGCACGATTTACGAATAGTCTGTATCATTCCATTCATTGTCTACATTTCCAGTATGAGGTATCCAGTTTGATTAGACTGTTTCCTTTTGCTCTGAGGCATTTGGCCCTCAGAAGCTGAGCAGATAAAAAGCCTTGTTTATAGGATTTGACTTGCTGAAGTATGTTAGAGCCAGAGCTCCTCCAGATTATGCCAGTGACTGAGAGGCTGAAACTCAGGACAGAGTGATGCCTTGACCTGAAACTGAGCAATGGGCTTGATGTAGGATGGTCTACTGGCCAGCCTCCCAGTGGGCTCTGGGAAAGGATGTGGGAACCTATGTGGTGTCCTTCCAATGCTGGGGAACTCTAGGAAGGGTtaccctggggggtggggggcccctgCTGACTTGAAGAGTAAACACTGAGCCTCCCCAACCTGGACTTTGTAAGAAATACGTATgtaaaaagtaaacatttcttAATGTGCATGGAAGGGCCCAGCCTCATAGCGTATGAGAAGCTGAATATCCCAATGACTTGATTTCTAAGGAAATGTGTTTGTCTCTACCAAATATGGGAACTCTATTGGGGCAGCTTTCAGTGGTGATGGTTTGCATGTGGCTCTGATCATCTGGTTAGAaatgagttctttattttgggTGCAGTGTGGGCTGGAGTAAAAATTGGGGCCCTTTTAGAAAAGGGACAGAATGGACACACGAGTCaaaaaactgtgttttttttttttgtttgaaattcaaatttagctgggagtttgcatttttatttgcaaaatctgGCAACTTACAGAAGTGGCACAAAGGAGATGGTTTTGAGGTCTAACTAGGAGGTAGAAGTGCAGGAATCTGAAATGACTTGGATATGGGTGGGGGATGCTATGGGAAAAGGACAAGTGGCCACAAGGTGGATGGCGGTGCTTTTCCCAGGGCAACATGTGATCTCTTTAGACACTTAGAGAAAGATGCCCTCATGGTGGACACAGTGTGCAGATGCAGTGCCTGGTAAGCCGCGTGCAAGCTAGATTTCAGGTCCCTTTTGTCCCTTGGGCAGTGAACTACTTATACCATCATCTATGACAGCCTGGCACTGTTGACTAAAATAAGGAATGCTGGAGAAGTATAGGCTTTATGGAGGAGCTTAATTTTGGGAAATTGAATTTGAGGTAGCTGTGACACAAGCGGAACTCTTTGGGATGTAGTTGGGTATATGGGTCAGGGGTGTGGTACATGAACGTAGAAAAGTGTCTTGTGAGAAATAAATCCCTAGTCTGTGCCATGTGGATGCAGGGCCTAGCTATAAATGACCTGATCAGAATATTGATTCCAAACCAAGAAATAAGCTAAAAAAGATGAACCTCTGTGgcctgagagaaaacaaaatctcttcGGGAACAATTTGCCACCTCAGGACACAGAGGACTCCCTAGAAATAGTGAATATGGACACCtgtgggaaaaaaattacaaactacaACTGGATCCATCACAAAGTATCAGTAGGTGAAACCCAAGCCAATTTAGCATCACGGTATGAATTGCTAGTATTTAGGGTGTGTGGAATTCCATTTCTACTCAGACATTAGCTTCTTCCTACATTAGCTGAGGATTTCTAAATGGAAGGGAGAGGCTTAGGGGTAGCAATCTGGTAAACAGGGCAGGGCTAGAGGTTTTGTCTTgaaattatatttgcaaaatagCAGTGTTTCTACTGAAATTGTATCTGTTTATTTGGGGAGATGATGAAGGTTATGAGAGTGGCTATTCCCAGCCCCTAATGCCTTAGCGGTGTCAcaggtttctcctcctcctcctcctccttctttttggaaaaaaaaaagtatattataaggaaaatacataGCAAAACAGAGCTGGAAAGTGGTGTGGGTAGAAGacctagaaaaaaatcacaaaacaagcTGCTCAGTTACCAAACAAGCTGTTTAAACATGGCTTCCTGCTGTGAGGGAGAGTGATTTAGCCCTTATCTTTCCTACCTTTCCTGATTCAAAAACATCTGCTCTTAGGGCTGGGCCCCGGGAACCCCATTTTCCAATCTGTTCTCTTTCTGGAGTTTGGGAAAGGTTATATAGTTCTCAGGCTTTCAAGATACAGAAGACaatacagagaaggaaaggatgtTCTAGCCCTTTGGTCCAGTGTTATCCCCAGCCCTATCCCTCAGTATTTGTTGATGCCAAAGAGATGAACCCCGTGGAGTTGGGGTAACTTAGGCAGCAGTATGCTAAGCAATGAGGCTGTGTTGAGGAAGTAAGCAGCATCATACTTGGTGTAGAAGCTGGCCAGGAGGTAAAGTACAATAGGAGAGATGCTGAGGAATTTGCGGGAAGAGGTAAATTGGAGCCTGAAGTCCATCTGTTCCCAGTGTGTCAGTAGCTGAGACTTTCCTTGGCCAGGGGTCTCAAAGGGTGTCCCTTTCACCGTATGTAAGAAGACATACATAGCCAAGTTATGGATGACGTTGGTCAGGGTGCAGACAACAGGCATGCTGAAGAAGGGGATGCTGAGTAGAACCACATGCAGCAGTCCCACCAAGATGATGtaggccagccaggtgccctggctaTTCATCACTTGAGTGTTGGGGTTTACTTCACTGTGTGCCACCCCTACATTCATCCTGCGGGCTTCACCGGCTGGTCCTGTCACAGGCTTCTGACCCTAATTTATCCCTTCCCTGCACACTTTGATGGTAAAAACAAGAAGGGAACTCGaattttgattgttttcttgGCTAAGCAAAGTCGGCCCAGTCAAAGCTGGTGCCTCAGGAAGAAGTGAAAGGTAGAGAAACATGCAACCTACAAACCCTCTTGCTAACATTTCTTGTCACTCCTCTGTAAGCTGGATGGACCTCCAGCTTCTTTTTCATGGGCCAGGATTTCTCTATGTTTCCTAAATATCAATAGATATTATAAGAAGAAAGATTTCCAGGGTCAAATTCATTTGGAAATCCTATGTTAAAAAGGagtgtattcatttcctagggctgctgtaacaaaataacAAACTGTGGGACTAACAATAAGAAATTTATCCTCTCGCTGAAAAAGAGGACAGCCTCTTGTGTTCATGGCTACTAGATCTGGTTTTAGACATCCTGGACCTGGCGTGATGTTGCATTTTTTGAATCCTTAAGTGAGACATGCAGTCTGCATGTTCAAGGGTGCAGTGGAGGACATTTGACAGGACTGCTCTGTCCCGGTGAGGCAGGTCGCACAATGCATGCTCCAAGGGGGCACGATTTACATCCTAGACATGGTGGATCTCACTTTCTTGTAGTATATCTCTTGTTTCCAAAACATCAGTATTTTGTGACAATTTCCCAGCAAGTGGGAATAAAGCTCCTTGGAGAAGCACCGTTTTCCCGTTGGTACAGAGGTTTACATAGAGGGTAAAAGGTGGtcctgagagggaaggagaagccaTCATCATGCACCCTTGTAATGTTAGATCTAGAAATGGCTCTTGAGAGAGGACCGGTGTAATTCTGATTTATTAGGAATCTtgcttacaaataataaaaaaccgggatccctgggtggcgcagcggtttggggcctgcctttggcccagggcgcgatcctggagacccgggatcgaatcccacgtcgggctccctgcatggagcctgcttctccctctgcctgtgtctctgcctctctctctctctctctctgtgcctatcattaaaaaaaaaaaaaaaaaggaaaaaaataataaaaaaccaaCTCCAAAATGGCTAACTTTTcagatgaggatactgagatTCAGCAAGGTTATTACCCAAGCTGATGAGAGAGCCAAGATTTCAATCCGATCCGAGTTTGTCTGAATACCAGTGCCTGCCAACGGTAACTCTTCATTATCAATCCACATGGACTGAATAGCGATGTACGAAAAACACTGACAAGATAGTTTTGCAGGTTTCTGGGATAATCACCGGTCATCTGGGGTCGTCCTTCTTATAACAACAGCTGCCACTTTTGGGGGGCAGTAATGTCTCAGACACTGGACTGGCGAggtttatgatctcatttaatccttaggaCAGCCCTATGAGGTTGCTATACTagtatctctattttacagattaaaaagcTTAGGCTTAAGCTAGTTCCTTTTCCCGAGTATTCTGCGAATAAAGTCCTATTCGTTAAATGCCTAGTAAAGCGCTaacttaataaatgaaaaaaaaaaaaaaaaaaaacaataaacgaACAAAGCTCTTCCTAGAACATCTGGGCTATTTCTGCACCCGTGATGTTCCCTCTCTTCGCCACTAGGTGACGTCACGATCAATCTCACCGCCACCTTCCCTGCGAAGAGCCGCCCGCGATATCTCGCGAGAGCCGTGCTTTCCTCCAACCTGTTTTGGACATGCGCGCGGCGTGGGGGCGCTTTAGTGGAGGGGTTGGACGGCGTTCCGTCGGTCTTTCCAGGCTGGAGCTCTAGCAAGGCGCTCGTTCCTTTCAGTAACCGCATTCTCGCGAGACTTGCTACACCGCTCCCCCtatccgcacccccccccccaccccgccttgcGCCTGCGCAGATCTCTTCAAACCAGAAGGTCGCGCTTGGAGGAAGTGGCGGCTTTAGGTCCCGTGGCCGCAGCGCCGTTACTACTTCTGTGAAGCTCCTCTCGGCCGCTTGCCGAGACACCCCGCAGCCAAGATGCCTCGAATTATGATCAAGGGGGGCGTGTGGAGGAATACCGAGGTAAGTCCCCTTTTCCCGCCGTCCGCTGCCCTCCGCCCCCTTCGGCAGTTTGTGCGCAGGCGCGCGGCGGTCCAGGAGGCGAGGAGGATGCCCTGCGGGGTCTGCGTGGGGACGGGGCCCGCGGGGCCGCCCCTCGGGGTCCTCGTCGGGTGTCCGGCCCTGCGCCGCCTGAGCGCCCCGAGGACGGGGACTGTGATTTAACCACTTGACGTGCGAGGCACTTGTTAGGCCCTTAGTGAATGTTTTTGTCGAATTGAGGACGCGCCCCAGCCCTGGAGGAGCTCGCCGCGTGCAGGGGGCGGGGTAGGACCTCCGCGAGAGCTGGTCCTCCGTCCCTCCGTCCTCCCGCACGGCCCCGGCACCGTGCCGCTCTGACAACTCACGTAAAGGGAAGTGCTGTGGCCACAACTTCATGGACTTCCTTGCAGGGGCTTGGGGCAGCCTGAGTGCCAAGTTCAGAGCCCGTTTGCGCCCGCAGCTCTCTGGTTACCTGTTCCTAAGGCATGACTTGTGCGTCCTCACGACGGATCCCCAGGCCTGTGCCTTCCTGTCGCTCCGCCTCAGCTAGGATAAGAAGCCAGAGAGGACAAACTGCCCGCAGTAGTTATTTGCTTCCAGGACTGCAGCGGATGATGCTGATGGCTAGCCGAAGGGCGGTAGGGAAGGAGTAAAATAACGAACAGGATTTCGGTGCAGTTTGTGTCCAGCGTGCGCTGGATTTGTCAGTTTCCTGAGCACATCGTATCTTTTCAGGCATCGTGTCTTTTTACTTCTCGTGCCTTCTTGAAATGTCCTCCTGCTGCTTGACGTGTTTCTAACTATCCTTCAGGGCCAGTTCAGAAACTATTGGAATTTTTGCCCAATCACTCTGTAAAAATGAGTTACACCCCCCGTCGTCCCATGGCACCTCCTTCATCCACTTGGTATAGAATGGTTTGCCTTTTTGCAAGCATCACAGTCTTCTGTGTGATGCTGATAAATTTCTTAagctctcagagcctcagttttctgatgggaataagaattattttgaagatgaaacGAGTCAACATATAGAGCAATCTGGCACACAGTAGTCTTTCAGTTAGGTGCTAGTTGATAACTGCTAGCTGATACTGCTTTCCCCCAGGAAACAGCGCTGCAAGAGGACCCCTAGAACCTAGGATAGTAACCAACATGAAATAGATTGTTTGGCAAGAGATGAATCTAGTAGGGTGGGTAACTGCTGTATGCACTCCGTTGAAGATGTGTTTAAGTCTAGCAGTATTGTAACAAAGTTACACATAGTGACAACCTTGTCTCACAGCTTGCACGGAGGGAACCAGGCTGTTTAAATTGGAAGAGAGATGACTTCTGGGGGAGAGACAGATGTACAAAATCAAATAACAGCAGGATTCCTGTAGAGTGGCCAAAGCCCTGcagtctttaaaaatctctgatgatggggggtgggggggagtgtggggtgtgtgtggaaTGGGGTGGAATGGAATGGCTCCTGTATGAGGCATGTATCTAAAGTTCAGTGTGGAAAAAAGCCTCAAGTTAAATGCCCCAAGTGCACACTATTCTTGGTGTCTGTGGCTTACCTTTCTGGACTCCCCTGGAATTGGTGAATTCCATATCAGAATGGGTGCCCTGATGAAACAGGAACTAGAGCCTGGAGGAAGAGCTGACTGGTGCAGCAGGGAAGAAATACTTAATTCTTAGGTTAGACCTGAAATGTGGACTTTTGGGTCGAAGCAGGGGTTATGGGACTGGAGAGAAAATGACCTTTGTAAATTGGAGTGGAGAATGGATTCACCGGAGTCTTGACTTGCTTCTTGAGGGCTGGATGAGGtctatttcattctcttttcctcagtaTACAAGTCCTGGTGCAaggtaggtgttcaataaatgttttttgaatgaatgaataaatgattgagcTGTATCCTTTTGAGGATGATGACACCCAAACACAGGCGTGTACTTTTTGTTAATCACTGCCAAGTAGGGTTTCTCACATTGGGCTGTACTCCTAGTTTATTGGGTTGGGGATGGGGTTGTGTATAAAGAGGGGTAGGATGTCCTTCTGAGGGATTTCTTCTGAAGTTTTTGCATTTTGCCAATTCTAGcttgtttattattataataaatgaagttttgtaccttttccccccaaaacctagggggtgtgtgtgtgtgtgtgtgtttatgactttctctttctccctagcAATACTGTCagagttaatttaaattttgtcttttctcaCTTGGAATTTTATGATtgaatatattgtttttctttgacaatttttttaggatgaaattctgaaagcagcagtaatgaaatatggaaaaaacCAGTGGTCTAGGATTGCCTCATTGCTGCATAGAAAATCAGCAAAGCAGTGCAAAGCCAGATGGTATGTACCACTTAATGAGTGGAAAACAGAAAGCGACCTTAATTATGATGAGGAAAATGTCAGTTCTTTGAACCTTGCCAAAGAAAGCAGGCAATGTGATATAACAGAAAGTATGGTGTGGGAGATGGGAATTTAGATTTAAGCCTTAGCTGTCACTTGCTTCCTGTGTGATCTTAGACAAGCCATTTTTCTATCTCCTCTTTCCTGTCCCCAATTGGGGATAGTAATACTTGGCCCTAACTTACAGAGATATGAGATTCAA from the Canis lupus dingo isolate Sandy chromosome 12, ASM325472v2, whole genome shotgun sequence genome contains:
- the LOC112641199 gene encoding ORM1-like protein 2; translated protein: MNVGVAHSEVNPNTQVMNSQGTWLAYIILVGLLHVVLLSIPFFSMPVVCTLTNVIHNLAMYVFLHTVKGTPFETPGQGKSQLLTHWEQMDFRLQFTSSRKFLSISPIVLYLLASFYTKYDAAYFLNTASLLSILLPKLPQLHGVHLFGINKY